A DNA window from Streptomyces sp. 71268 contains the following coding sequences:
- the wrbA gene encoding NAD(P)H:quinone oxidoreductase, with amino-acid sequence MSTPASVNVAVIYYSSTGTVHALAKEIADSAERAGAEVRLRRATELAPRAAIESNPAWAAHADATADIPEATGDDMIWADAVIFGSPTRYGNVTSQLKQFIDTLGGLWQQGKLADKVYSGFTSSATTHGGQESTLLALYNTIHHFGGILIAPGYTDPSKFVDGNPYGTSHVGGPETPIDDNARTAARVQAERVVRFTRAIKQGLAA; translated from the coding sequence ATGAGCACACCCGCATCCGTGAACGTCGCCGTCATCTACTACTCGTCGACCGGCACGGTCCACGCGCTCGCGAAGGAGATCGCCGACAGCGCGGAGCGGGCCGGCGCCGAGGTGCGGTTGCGCCGGGCGACCGAGCTGGCCCCGCGCGCGGCCATCGAGTCCAACCCGGCGTGGGCCGCGCACGCGGACGCGACCGCCGACATCCCCGAGGCGACCGGTGACGACATGATCTGGGCCGACGCGGTGATCTTCGGCTCGCCCACCCGGTACGGCAACGTCACCTCGCAGCTCAAGCAGTTCATCGACACGCTCGGCGGCCTGTGGCAGCAGGGCAAGCTGGCCGACAAGGTCTACAGCGGCTTCACCTCGTCGGCCACCACGCACGGCGGCCAGGAGTCCACGCTGCTCGCGCTCTACAACACCATCCACCACTTCGGCGGCATCCTGATCGCCCCCGGCTACACCGACCCGTCGAAGTTCGTGGACGGCAACCCGTACGGCACCTCGCACGTCGGTGGCCCGGAGACGCCCATCGACGACAACGCCCGCACGGCGGCCCGCGTCCAGGCCGAGCGCGTGGTCCGCTTCACCCGGGCGATCAAGCAGGGCCTCGCGGCGTGA
- a CDS encoding ABC transporter permease, with amino-acid sequence MARPTGLAGRLGWALTDSWTMTRRELAHWARQPVRLVVGLVFPVMMLVMFAYFIGGGMHVAGGGDYKEFLFPGMLALTMAFGIESTMVSVTTDLNKGVLDRFRAMPMSRWAVLVGRSAADMIESLVSVLVLLVAGLLMGWRWHGGFAAGLAAIGLLLLLRFAMLWVGIYLGMAAGKPELVQAVQILVWPVGFLSNAFTSADTMPDWLGAIAEWNPMSATATTVRDLFDNPGWGGDSWAVDHAGLLAVVWPLALIVVFAPLAVRRYQRLGG; translated from the coding sequence ATGGCGCGGCCCACGGGGCTGGCGGGGCGGCTCGGCTGGGCGCTGACCGACTCCTGGACGATGACCCGGCGCGAGCTGGCCCACTGGGCCCGGCAGCCGGTGCGACTCGTGGTGGGACTGGTCTTCCCGGTGATGATGCTGGTGATGTTCGCGTACTTCATCGGCGGCGGCATGCACGTCGCCGGGGGAGGGGACTACAAGGAGTTCCTGTTCCCCGGGATGCTCGCGCTGACCATGGCCTTCGGCATCGAGTCCACGATGGTCTCGGTCACCACGGACCTCAACAAGGGCGTGCTCGACCGCTTCCGGGCGATGCCGATGAGCAGGTGGGCGGTGCTCGTCGGGCGCAGCGCGGCCGACATGATCGAGTCGCTGGTCAGCGTGTTGGTGCTGCTGGTGGCGGGGCTGTTGATGGGCTGGCGCTGGCACGGCGGGTTCGCCGCCGGGCTCGCGGCGATCGGGCTGCTGCTCCTGCTGCGCTTCGCGATGCTCTGGGTGGGGATCTACCTGGGCATGGCCGCGGGCAAGCCGGAGCTGGTGCAGGCGGTGCAGATCCTGGTCTGGCCCGTCGGCTTCCTGTCCAACGCGTTCACCTCGGCCGACACGATGCCGGACTGGCTGGGCGCGATCGCGGAGTGGAACCCGATGTCCGCCACCGCGACCACCGTCCGCGACCTGTTCGACAACCCCGGCTGGGGCGGCGACTCCTGGGCCGTCGACCACGCGGGCCTGCTGGCCGTCGTCTGGCCGCTGGCGCTGATCGTGGTGTTCGCCCCGCTGGCCGTGCGGCGCTACCAGCGCCTCGGCGGCTAG
- the rpmB gene encoding 50S ribosomal protein L28 → MSAHCQLTGRAPAFGRSISHSHRRTPRRFDPNIQRKRYWLPSERRFVRLTLSAKGIKTVDALGIEAAVARVRARGGKV, encoded by the coding sequence ATGTCGGCGCACTGCCAGTTGACGGGCCGCGCGCCCGCGTTCGGCCGCTCCATCTCGCACTCGCACCGGCGCACGCCCCGCCGCTTCGACCCCAACATCCAGCGCAAGCGCTACTGGCTGCCGAGCGAGCGGCGCTTCGTGCGGCTCACGCTGAGCGCCAAGGGGATCAAGACGGTGGACGCGCTGGGCATCGAGGCCGCCGTGGCCCGCGTCCGTGCCCGAGGAGGGAAGGTCTGA
- a CDS encoding VOC family protein, translating into MTETTTPVFPCRSIPETLDFYRAIGFETTFEQTSPNPYAVVQRGAISLHFFGMRRHDPATSYSTCLISTDAVDALHAAFRAGLRAAYGRVPTRGIPRIGPLRDTTYGVRQFLVTDPGGNCLRIGQPTGESLEHGPRPDGEFARALHLAALLGDAKGDHRQAARVLDRALARAEANVPDEPGAEAAEEPGADAAGERPTAPEWVAALVLRADLAIRLDEPERGAELLRRADGVTLTAEERAGVRDALRRSAELREELGDEPGAGPA; encoded by the coding sequence ATGACGGAGACGACCACGCCCGTGTTCCCGTGCCGCTCGATCCCGGAAACGCTCGACTTCTACCGCGCCATCGGCTTCGAGACCACCTTCGAGCAGACCAGCCCCAACCCGTACGCGGTGGTCCAACGCGGGGCGATATCCCTGCACTTCTTCGGGATGCGCCGGCACGACCCGGCCACCTCCTACAGCACCTGCCTGATCTCCACCGACGCCGTGGACGCGTTGCACGCGGCGTTCCGCGCCGGCCTGCGGGCGGCGTACGGCAGGGTGCCCACACGCGGCATCCCGAGGATCGGGCCGCTGCGGGACACCACGTACGGCGTGCGGCAGTTCCTGGTGACCGACCCCGGCGGCAACTGCCTGCGGATCGGCCAGCCGACCGGCGAGAGCCTGGAGCACGGGCCGCGGCCGGACGGGGAATTCGCCCGCGCGCTGCACCTGGCGGCGCTGCTCGGCGACGCGAAGGGCGACCACCGGCAGGCGGCCCGCGTGCTCGACCGGGCGCTGGCCAGGGCCGAGGCCAACGTGCCCGACGAGCCGGGCGCCGAGGCGGCCGAGGAGCCGGGCGCCGACGCGGCCGGCGAGCGTCCGACGGCGCCGGAGTGGGTGGCCGCGCTGGTGCTCCGCGCCGACCTCGCGATCCGGCTGGACGAGCCGGAGCGGGGCGCGGAGCTGCTCCGCCGGGCCGACGGCGTCACGCTCACGGCCGAGGAACGGGCCGGCGTGCGCGACGCGCTGCGCCGGTCCGCCGAACTGCGCGAGGAACTGGGCGACGAACCGGGCGCAGGGCCGGCCTAG
- the rpsN gene encoding 30S ribosomal protein S14 produces MAKQSKIAKNERRRLVVARYAVRRAALKAVIRDPRTPDEERRAARRELDRQPRDASATRVRNRDSVDGRPRGYLRAFGLSRVNLREQAHAGYLPGVRKSSW; encoded by the coding sequence ATGGCCAAGCAGAGCAAGATCGCCAAGAACGAGCGGCGGCGGCTGGTCGTCGCGCGGTACGCGGTGCGGCGCGCGGCCCTCAAGGCCGTGATCCGCGACCCGCGCACCCCCGACGAGGAGCGCCGCGCCGCGCGGCGGGAGCTGGACCGCCAGCCGCGCGACGCGAGCGCCACCCGGGTCCGCAACCGGGACAGCGTCGACGGCCGCCCGCGCGGCTACCTGCGCGCCTTCGGCCTGTCCCGGGTCAACCTGCGCGAACAGGCCCACGCGGGCTACCTGCCGGGGGTGCGCAAGTCGAGCTGGTGA
- a CDS encoding ATP-binding cassette domain-containing protein translates to MADHDHAIVVEGLEKRYGKHRALDGLDLVVPRGTVRGVLGPNGAGKTTSVRVLATLLRADAGRARVAGFDVATHPDEVRYRIGLLGQHAAVDEELSGFQNLEMFGRLYHLGAGRARRRAGELLEQFGLAETGKKAIKQYSGGMRRRLDLAAGLIMRPQVLFLDEPTTGLDPRGRREVWNAVRSLVGDGTTVLLTTQYLEEADQLADRITVVDHGRAIAEGTADELKSTIGGDRIDVVLHHAEDLPAAASVLGMAARANGVETDEDALRVSAPVADRVAALTETVRALAAAGIEARDIALRRPTLDEVFLHLTGARPDGEGSRTELAGAPAGAAAGERGVRNEGEAAE, encoded by the coding sequence TTGGCTGACCACGATCACGCGATCGTCGTCGAGGGGTTGGAGAAGCGGTACGGCAAGCACCGGGCCCTGGACGGCCTCGACCTGGTGGTGCCGCGCGGCACCGTACGCGGCGTGCTCGGCCCGAACGGCGCCGGCAAGACGACCAGCGTGCGGGTGCTCGCGACGCTGCTGCGGGCCGACGCCGGGCGGGCCCGCGTCGCCGGGTTCGACGTGGCGACCCACCCCGACGAGGTGCGGTACCGGATCGGGCTGCTCGGGCAACACGCGGCGGTGGACGAGGAGCTGAGCGGATTCCAGAACCTGGAGATGTTCGGCAGGCTCTACCACCTCGGGGCCGGCCGGGCCCGGCGGCGGGCGGGCGAACTCCTTGAGCAGTTCGGCCTGGCCGAGACCGGCAAGAAGGCCATCAAGCAGTACAGCGGCGGCATGCGGCGCCGGCTCGACCTCGCGGCCGGGCTCATTATGCGCCCTCAGGTCCTCTTCCTGGACGAGCCCACCACCGGGCTCGATCCTCGGGGGCGGCGCGAGGTGTGGAACGCGGTGCGCTCGCTGGTCGGCGACGGCACGACGGTGCTGCTCACCACCCAGTACCTGGAGGAGGCCGACCAGCTCGCCGACCGCATCACGGTCGTCGACCACGGCCGCGCCATCGCCGAGGGCACCGCGGACGAGCTGAAGTCGACCATCGGCGGGGACCGGATCGACGTGGTGCTGCACCACGCGGAGGACCTCCCGGCCGCCGCGTCCGTCCTCGGCATGGCGGCGCGCGCGAACGGCGTCGAGACCGACGAGGACGCGCTGCGCGTCAGCGCCCCCGTCGCGGACCGGGTGGCGGCGCTGACCGAGACCGTACGGGCGCTGGCCGCGGCCGGCATCGAGGCCAGGGACATCGCGCTGCGCCGCCCCACCCTCGACGAGGTCTTCCTGCACCTGACGGGTGCGCGCCCGGACGGGGAGGGCTCCCGGACGGAGCTGGCCGGCGCCCCGGCGGGGGCCGCGGCGGGCGAGCGGGGCGTACGGAACGAAGGGGAGGCGGCGGAATGA
- a CDS encoding DinB family protein, with product MPTFVDAEPRGDERAALLNYLAAQRGGIRRALLGLTDEQATQKPTVSELSLFGLLKHVAEVEQGWIMGTLAGRPEETVRRTYETWHESFERVGEETVAGLLAYYEKVARQTEEYVNSLPDLDVVVTLPEAPWYPQDRDRSARWILLTMIQEVARHAGHADIIREAIDGKTAFVLVDEAGDGAV from the coding sequence ATGCCCACTTTCGTAGACGCCGAGCCCCGCGGCGACGAGCGCGCCGCGCTGCTGAACTACCTCGCCGCCCAGCGCGGCGGCATCCGGCGGGCCCTGCTCGGGCTCACCGACGAGCAGGCGACCCAGAAGCCGACGGTGAGCGAGCTGTCGCTGTTCGGCCTGCTCAAGCACGTGGCCGAGGTGGAGCAGGGCTGGATCATGGGCACGCTCGCCGGGCGCCCGGAGGAGACCGTGCGGCGGACGTACGAGACCTGGCACGAGTCCTTCGAGCGGGTCGGTGAGGAGACGGTGGCCGGCCTGCTCGCGTACTACGAGAAGGTCGCCCGGCAGACCGAGGAGTACGTCAACTCGCTGCCTGACCTGGACGTCGTCGTCACGCTGCCGGAGGCGCCCTGGTACCCGCAGGACCGGGACCGCTCCGCGCGCTGGATTCTGCTGACCATGATCCAGGAGGTGGCCCGGCACGCGGGGCACGCGGACATCATCCGGGAGGCCATCGACGGGAAGACCGCGTTCGTGCTGGTGGACGAGGCGGGGGACGGCGCGGTGTGA
- a CDS encoding type B 50S ribosomal protein L31 — MKPGIHPPYHPVVFRDRAADYAFLTRSTATSDRTIDWPDGNTYPVIDVEISSASHPFYTGTARVLDTAGRVERFERRYGGRGAR; from the coding sequence ATGAAGCCCGGCATCCACCCCCCGTACCACCCGGTGGTCTTCCGTGACCGCGCGGCCGACTACGCCTTCCTCACCCGGTCCACGGCCACCAGCGACAGGACCATCGACTGGCCGGACGGCAACACGTACCCCGTCATCGACGTCGAGATCTCCTCGGCGAGCCACCCCTTCTACACCGGCACCGCGCGCGTCCTGGACACCGCCGGCCGGGTGGAGCGGTTCGAGCGCCGGTACGGCGGGCGGGGGGCCCGCTGA
- a CDS encoding PadR family transcriptional regulator gives MSAMRLLVLGAVRQHGRAHGYMVRNDLEFWGAHEWSNAKPGSIYHALKQMAKQGLLFAHDVAPSTAGGPPRTEYELTDKGEEVFFALLREALSSWNPKLDVLSAGVGFIVDLPRDEAIALLRQRLKGLEDWHETVTDAYVPDEGAESIGHIAEIMELWLSAVDSGTAWTRALIERLEGGAYVMAGEGEPFRAVLPEGVENPYGTVPHPGDAAAGGPRREE, from the coding sequence ATGTCGGCGATGCGGTTGCTGGTGCTCGGGGCGGTGCGGCAGCACGGGCGCGCGCACGGCTACATGGTGCGCAACGACCTGGAGTTCTGGGGCGCGCACGAGTGGTCCAACGCCAAGCCCGGGTCGATCTACCACGCGCTCAAGCAGATGGCCAAGCAGGGCCTGCTGTTCGCCCACGACGTCGCGCCGAGCACGGCGGGCGGCCCGCCGCGCACCGAGTACGAGCTGACCGACAAGGGGGAGGAGGTCTTCTTCGCCCTGCTCAGGGAGGCGCTGTCGAGCTGGAACCCCAAGCTCGACGTGCTCAGCGCGGGCGTCGGGTTCATCGTGGACCTGCCGCGCGACGAGGCGATCGCCCTCCTGCGGCAGCGCCTGAAGGGCCTGGAGGACTGGCACGAGACGGTGACGGACGCGTACGTGCCGGACGAGGGCGCCGAGTCGATCGGGCACATCGCGGAGATCATGGAGCTGTGGCTGTCCGCCGTGGACAGCGGTACGGCCTGGACGCGCGCCCTGATCGAGCGGCTTGAGGGCGGCGCGTACGTCATGGCGGGCGAGGGTGAGCCGTTCCGGGCCGTGCTCCCGGAGGGCGTCGAGAACCCGTACGGCACGGTCCCGCACCCGGGTGACGCGGCGGCGGGCGGGCCGCGGCGCGAGGAGTAG
- a CDS encoding GTP-binding protein, which yields MGRDALTVAVVAGLHADARRATVERLLRAVPGSVAVHHDLATAGDGAVRRTVRDHRETLERDAVPMVNDCACCALRADLVPTLERLAAGGWFSLAVVELWDSVEPQSVAEAVAAASAQAAPDQPGLRLGGVLTAVDPALVVPYLACGDDLAQAGLAVAESDQRTVGDTWARQVEYPSVLVLAPGDPDAEGAAAVDAPEDLAAEESTGRALVAQLHPTARLVPVDAVGELAAAALAAFDVDAAAGRQHPACALLPQEADADGVATLVWRRTRPFHPGRLYAALEDLTCAAARSRGRFWLADRPDTLLSWDAAGGALCVESAGPWLAGLPDAAWELVPPVRRVAAALDWHPEHGDRAQHLTFTSPGLDRDGLVALLESCLLTDAEYAAGHTAWRSLSGAFDELLDPVL from the coding sequence ATGGGCCGGGACGCGCTGACCGTCGCGGTCGTCGCCGGGCTGCACGCGGACGCGCGCCGCGCGACCGTCGAGCGCCTCCTGCGCGCCGTGCCCGGCAGCGTCGCCGTCCACCACGACCTGGCGACGGCCGGCGACGGCGCGGTGCGCCGCACGGTGCGCGACCACCGGGAGACGCTGGAGCGGGACGCGGTGCCCATGGTCAACGACTGCGCGTGCTGCGCGCTCCGCGCCGACCTGGTGCCGACGTTGGAGCGGCTGGCCGCGGGTGGCTGGTTCTCGCTGGCCGTCGTGGAGCTGTGGGACTCGGTCGAGCCGCAGTCGGTGGCGGAGGCCGTGGCCGCGGCCTCGGCCCAGGCGGCGCCGGACCAGCCCGGGCTGCGCCTTGGCGGCGTGCTCACGGCCGTCGACCCCGCGCTCGTCGTGCCGTACCTGGCCTGCGGCGACGACCTGGCGCAGGCCGGCCTCGCGGTGGCGGAGTCCGACCAGCGGACGGTGGGGGACACCTGGGCGCGACAGGTGGAGTACCCGTCCGTGCTGGTCCTGGCGCCCGGCGACCCGGACGCCGAGGGCGCGGCGGCGGTGGACGCGCCCGAGGACCTGGCGGCGGAGGAGTCGACCGGCCGGGCGCTCGTGGCCCAACTGCACCCGACGGCCCGCCTGGTGCCGGTCGACGCGGTGGGCGAACTCGCGGCGGCGGCGCTCGCCGCCTTCGACGTGGACGCGGCGGCCGGCCGGCAGCACCCGGCGTGCGCGCTGCTGCCACAGGAGGCGGACGCGGACGGGGTCGCCACCCTGGTCTGGCGCCGGACGCGCCCCTTCCACCCGGGGCGGCTCTACGCCGCCCTGGAGGACCTGACCTGCGCGGCGGCCCGCAGTCGCGGCCGGTTCTGGCTCGCGGACCGGCCGGACACGCTGCTCTCGTGGGACGCGGCGGGCGGAGCGCTGTGTGTGGAGAGTGCCGGTCCGTGGCTGGCCGGGCTGCCGGACGCGGCCTGGGAGTTGGTGCCACCGGTGCGCCGGGTGGCCGCCGCGCTCGACTGGCACCCCGAACACGGGGACCGGGCCCAGCACCTGACGTTCACCTCGCCCGGCCTCGACCGGGACGGGCTGGTCGCGCTCCTTGAGTCGTGTCTGCTGACGGACGCGGAATACGCGGCGGGCCACACGGCTTGGCGTTCCCTGTCGGGCGCGTTCGACGAACTCCTCGACCCCGTTCTCTGA
- a CDS encoding helix-turn-helix transcriptional regulator produces the protein MATVESSGSVVRRILLGSQLRRLRESRGITREAAGYSIRASESKISRMELGRVSFKARDIEDLLTLYGVADEAERSALLGLAREANVAGWWHSYGDVLPGWFQTYVGLEGAASHIGVYEVQFVHGLLQTEDYAHAVVARGQRDACASEVDRRVALRLERQKLLVSERAPEFHAVLDEAALHRPYGDAAVMRAQLRHLLEVSEQPNVTLQVMPFSFGGHSGESGAFTMLRFPEPDLPDIVYLEQLTSALYLDKREEVTQYERAMERLRSDSLSPAKSRDLLRARLQLL, from the coding sequence ATGGCCACAGTTGAGTCGAGTGGATCGGTAGTGCGCCGCATCCTCCTGGGCTCTCAGCTCCGACGGCTCCGCGAATCGCGTGGCATCACGCGTGAGGCGGCTGGTTATTCGATCCGTGCTTCCGAGTCCAAGATCAGCCGCATGGAGTTGGGCAGGGTGAGCTTCAAGGCACGAGACATCGAGGACCTGCTCACGCTCTACGGGGTCGCGGACGAGGCGGAACGTTCGGCGCTGCTCGGACTCGCCCGGGAGGCCAATGTGGCGGGTTGGTGGCACAGCTACGGCGACGTACTGCCCGGCTGGTTCCAGACGTACGTCGGCCTTGAGGGCGCCGCTTCCCATATCGGCGTCTACGAGGTGCAGTTCGTTCACGGCCTGCTGCAGACCGAGGACTACGCGCACGCCGTCGTCGCCCGGGGCCAGCGCGACGCGTGCGCGAGCGAGGTGGACCGGCGGGTGGCGCTCCGCCTTGAGCGGCAGAAGCTGCTGGTCTCCGAGCGGGCCCCGGAGTTCCACGCCGTACTGGACGAGGCGGCGCTGCACCGGCCGTACGGTGACGCGGCGGTGATGCGCGCCCAACTGCGGCACCTGCTCGAGGTGTCCGAGCAGCCGAACGTCACGCTCCAGGTCATGCCGTTCAGCTTCGGTGGCCATTCCGGCGAGAGCGGGGCCTTCACGATGCTGCGCTTTCCGGAACCCGACCTGCCGGACATCGTTTATCTGGAACAACTCACCAGCGCGCTCTACCTCGACAAGCGCGAGGAGGTCACGCAATACGAGCGGGCGATGGAACGGCTGCGGTCGGACAGCTTGTCTCCGGCCAAATCCCGGGATTTGCTGAGGGCCCGTCTCCAATTGCTGTGA
- the rpmG gene encoding 50S ribosomal protein L33: MARNELRPVIKLRSTAGTGFTYVTRKNRRNDPDRLQLRKYDPLVRRHVTFREER, from the coding sequence ATGGCCCGAAACGAACTACGCCCGGTGATCAAACTGCGCTCCACCGCCGGCACCGGCTTCACCTACGTGACGCGCAAGAACCGCCGGAACGACCCCGACCGGCTCCAGCTCCGGAAGTACGACCCGCTCGTCAGGCGGCACGTCACCTTCCGGGAAGAGCGCTGA
- a CDS encoding aldehyde dehydrogenase family protein — translation MSYFSELAYQYIDGEWRVGSGSWDIVDFDPYNGEKLASITIATVEEIDQAYRAAERAQRGWAELNPYARRQVFERALRIVEDREAEIAEAITAEVGGTQAKAGFELHIVKEFLREAIQLALRPEGRILPSPIDGKENRVYREPVGVVGVVSPFNFPFLLSIKSVAAAIALGNAVVLKPHQNTPVCGGALVAKVFEDAGLPAGVLNVVITDIAEIGDALIEHPVPKVISFTGSDKVGRHVATVAAAGFKRTVLELGGDSAMIVLDDADVDYAVDAAVVSRFAHQGQICMAANRVLVDRSIEREFTEKFVARVKALKVGDPRDPETHIGPLINEGQAEAIGGMVEQIVADGATALVRGTVEGTMVSPTVLTDVNTDSSVYGQEFFGPVVMLIPFDGEEEALRIANETSYGLSGAVHTGDIERGVRLARKVRTGMIHVNDGTVHDEPIVPFGGEKSSGVGRLNGEAMVDCFTTTKWISIQHGRTNFPF, via the coding sequence ATGTCCTACTTCTCCGAGTTGGCCTATCAGTACATCGACGGTGAGTGGCGGGTCGGGAGCGGCTCGTGGGACATCGTGGACTTCGATCCGTACAACGGGGAGAAGCTCGCCTCGATCACCATCGCCACGGTCGAGGAGATCGACCAGGCGTACCGCGCCGCCGAACGGGCGCAGCGCGGATGGGCCGAGCTCAACCCGTACGCCAGGCGGCAGGTGTTCGAGCGGGCGCTGCGCATCGTCGAGGACCGTGAGGCCGAGATCGCCGAGGCGATCACGGCGGAGGTCGGTGGCACGCAGGCCAAGGCCGGGTTCGAACTCCACATCGTGAAGGAGTTCCTGCGCGAGGCCATCCAGCTCGCGCTGCGGCCCGAGGGGCGCATCCTGCCCTCGCCCATCGACGGCAAGGAGAACCGCGTCTACCGGGAGCCGGTCGGCGTGGTCGGCGTCGTCAGCCCCTTCAACTTCCCCTTCCTGCTGTCGATCAAGTCGGTGGCGGCGGCCATAGCGCTCGGCAACGCGGTCGTGCTCAAGCCGCACCAGAACACCCCGGTGTGCGGTGGCGCGCTGGTCGCCAAGGTCTTCGAGGACGCCGGGCTGCCGGCCGGCGTGCTCAACGTCGTCATCACGGACATCGCCGAGATCGGTGACGCGCTCATCGAGCACCCGGTGCCCAAGGTGATCTCCTTCACCGGCTCCGACAAGGTCGGCCGGCACGTGGCCACCGTCGCCGCGGCCGGCTTCAAGCGCACCGTGCTGGAGCTCGGCGGCGACAGCGCGATGATCGTGCTGGACGACGCGGACGTCGACTACGCGGTGGACGCCGCCGTTGTCAGCCGCTTCGCGCACCAGGGGCAGATCTGTATGGCCGCCAACCGGGTGCTCGTGGACCGCTCCATCGAGCGCGAGTTCACCGAGAAGTTCGTCGCCCGGGTCAAGGCCCTCAAGGTCGGCGACCCGCGCGACCCCGAGACCCACATCGGCCCGCTGATCAACGAGGGCCAGGCCGAGGCGATCGGCGGCATGGTGGAGCAGATCGTCGCCGACGGCGCGACCGCCCTGGTGCGCGGCACCGTCGAGGGCACGATGGTCAGCCCGACCGTGCTCACCGACGTCAACACCGACTCGTCGGTGTACGGGCAGGAGTTCTTCGGCCCCGTGGTGATGCTGATCCCCTTCGACGGCGAGGAGGAGGCGCTGCGCATCGCCAACGAGACCAGCTACGGGCTGAGCGGCGCCGTGCACACCGGCGACATCGAGCGCGGCGTGCGGCTGGCCCGCAAGGTGCGTACCGGGATGATCCACGTCAACGACGGCACCGTGCACGACGAGCCGATCGTCCCGTTCGGCGGCGAGAAGTCCTCCGGTGTGGGGCGGTTGAACGGCGAGGCGATGGTGGACTGCTTCACCACCACGAAGTGGATCTCCATCCAGCACGGCCGCACCAACTTCCCCTTCTGA
- the rpsR gene encoding 30S ribosomal protein S18 → MARSAQLRKNLKPKPNPLDVLGVSYIDYKNTDLLRKFISDRGKIRSRRVTRVSAQQQRQLARAIKNAREMALLPYAAR, encoded by the coding sequence ATGGCTCGCTCCGCGCAGCTCCGCAAAAACCTGAAGCCCAAGCCCAACCCCTTGGACGTGCTCGGCGTCTCGTATATCGACTACAAGAACACCGACCTGCTCCGTAAGTTCATTTCCGATCGTGGCAAGATCCGTAGTCGCCGGGTGACGCGCGTCTCCGCCCAGCAGCAGCGGCAGTTGGCGCGGGCGATCAAGAACGCCCGCGAGATGGCGTTGTTGCCTTACGCCGCGCGGTGA
- a CDS encoding DUF397 domain-containing protein: MHHAYNGMAATDLPGVAWQKSRHSNSQGSCVEFARLPGGNVAVRNSRYPDGPVLVYTPAEIEAMLLGVKDGEFDHLVGD, encoded by the coding sequence GTGCACCACGCGTATAACGGCATGGCGGCGACGGACCTCCCGGGGGTCGCCTGGCAGAAGAGCAGGCACAGCAATTCACAGGGTTCCTGCGTTGAATTCGCGAGACTGCCGGGCGGAAACGTCGCCGTCCGCAATTCCCGCTATCCGGACGGTCCGGTGCTCGTCTACACGCCAGCGGAGATCGAGGCCATGCTGCTGGGCGTGAAGGACGGGGAGTTTGACCACCTGGTGGGTGATTGA
- a CDS encoding ATP-binding protein produces MGIKGSTMVEPLWQGLPPIDPSALSNSASCALAARYDAVRGAREFTRATLHGWDLTQLFDDVALVVSELVTNALRHALPGEDRESVGSRPEAGHGAGNGGGPMAVAEPAVRLHLMRWTSRLVCAVRDPSEVSPVTGDTALFPELNGAAESGRGLYLVESFSDSWGWHPLAGTLRGKVVWALFQLPRAEG; encoded by the coding sequence ATGGGGATCAAGGGATCGACCATGGTCGAGCCGTTATGGCAGGGCCTACCTCCCATCGACCCCTCGGCGCTCTCCAACTCCGCGTCCTGCGCGCTGGCAGCCCGCTACGACGCCGTCAGAGGCGCTCGCGAGTTCACCCGCGCCACCCTGCACGGCTGGGACCTGACCCAGCTCTTCGACGACGTGGCACTGGTCGTGTCGGAGCTGGTCACCAACGCGTTGCGGCACGCGCTGCCCGGCGAGGACCGCGAGAGCGTCGGGTCCCGCCCAGAAGCAGGCCATGGGGCCGGGAACGGGGGCGGCCCCATGGCCGTTGCCGAACCGGCCGTGCGGCTGCACCTGATGCGCTGGACCTCGCGGCTGGTGTGCGCGGTGCGCGACCCGAGCGAGGTCAGCCCGGTCACCGGTGACACGGCCCTGTTCCCCGAGCTGAACGGGGCGGCCGAGTCCGGTCGCGGGCTCTACCTGGTCGAGTCGTTCAGCGACAGCTGGGGCTGGCACCCGCTGGCCGGCACGCTGCGCGGCAAGGTCGTCTGGGCCCTGTTCCAACTGCCCCGCGCCGAGGGCTGA